The segment ATATAATAATTAAGTTTCAGGATGGGAGGAGTAATTCCTCCCATTTTTTGTGTAATTTTTCTTCTAATTTCTCATAGGCATTATATTTTTATGATGTTAGTTAAGTTTTATTTATCGTTTCAATAATTTTTCATAGCTTTCTTTTAATTGTTTATTAAGGGATAAGATGACTTCCTTATGATTGATGGTGTAATTCATCGGAACCGTGAGGCGTATGGCATCGAACAATTGCTCAATGGTTTCTTCTTCTAAGGAACCCGAGAGTTTATAATGTTTCAACTGTTCATCCTTGAAAGAGATATTCACATCATACAATCTTTCTACCTTTACCGCAAAATTGCCCAGACTCTCATCATTAAAAACCCAACGTTTATCCTTCCATGAAGTAGATATCTCAGGATCTATTTTATCTGCAATCAGAATGTTAACCTTCTGATTATCTGCCTGCAGCTCCCTTCCCTTAATTTCTTTTCTGCTTTGCACAGGATTATTGATCAGGCCGGAAATAAATTTGTCATCCTTATAATATATAGCCTTTTGGTTGGGTTTTAAAGTTATTTTCTCAATTGTCCCGGCTTTATTGGCATGCTCAATACTTACAATCCCATTGATTAAAGTGGTTTCGATGACCTTTTCATCCGGATAAGCTTTCACATCGAAAACCGTTCCCACGGCACGGACAACAATTCCTGAAGTATGGACCAGAAAGGGCAAGATTTTATTTTTTGCCACGCTAAAGTATGCTTCCCCTTCAAGGAAAACATCCCGGTTCTGCTGATTGAAATCCCTTGAATATTTCAGGCTGCTGCCTGCATTTAACCAGACTTTGGTCCCATCGGCAAGGGTAACAACCGATTTAGACCCACGGGGTGCTTCAACTGTATATTTTTGCAGCACCTTCTGTGGAAATAATTTATCAAAATACAAATGAGACAAAATAGCGCCTATGCCTATCAGAAGAATGAACAGGGCAGCATTCTTTAAAAATCTGAAGAAAAACAGGGAAAACGATGAATTGGGTTTATTTTTCTGTTCATCCAGGAACAGTCTGTTTTTCACCCTCTTCCACGACATTAAAACCTGCTCACTGTTAACAGGCCTATTTAAACCCGAGGCAATCCAGGAATCTCTCAGGTCCATATAAAACTTTTCGTTTTCTTTACTTTCATGGATCCATGACCATACCCGCCTGTACTCATCGTCCGATGCTTCACCTTTTAT is part of the Bacteroidota bacterium genome and harbors:
- a CDS encoding FecR family protein — protein: MEKEIDEKILKVLLASIKGEASDDEYRRVWSWIHESKENEKFYMDLRDSWIASGLNRPVNSEQVLMSWKRVKNRLFLDEQKNKPNSSFSLFFFRFLKNAALFILLIGIGAILSHLYFDKLFPQKVLQKYTVEAPRGSKSVVTLADGTKVWLNAGSSLKYSRDFNQQNRDVFLEGEAYFSVAKNKILPFLVHTSGIVVRAVGTVFDVKAYPDEKVIETTLINGIVSIEHANKAGTIEKITLKPNQKAIYYKDDKFISGLINNPVQSRKEIKGRELQADNQKVNILIADKIDPEISTSWKDKRWVFNDESLGNFAVKVERLYDVNISFKDEQLKHYKLSGSLEEETIEQLFDAIRLTVPMNYTINHKEVILSLNKQLKESYEKLLKR